One region of Glycine max cultivar Williams 82 chromosome 9, Glycine_max_v4.0, whole genome shotgun sequence genomic DNA includes:
- the LOC100814974 gene encoding LOW QUALITY PROTEIN: probable receptor-like protein kinase At5g24010 (The sequence of the model RefSeq protein was modified relative to this genomic sequence to represent the inferred CDS: deleted 2 bases in 2 codons), which produces METQKLITHFILLFLLPLLFISCSSAFTTIDNYLISCGSQNNASIFNRIFISDSTSQGSIFLSADKSISLTNQNLPPQSPTLFHTARVFPSTGSYRFNMRMKGSHFVRFHFSPFKAQRFDLKSANFSVLVDGNLVLRNFKPSNGALLKEFILKIESNLLEIVFRPEGNSGFGFVNAVEVFTAPADFVVDYGARLVGPSGVVEYKNLSSQVLETVHRINVGGVKVTPFNDTLWRTWIPDEEFLVFKDAAKRVGITHTPNYQKGGATREIAPDNVYMTAQEMNKDHSIIASQFNITWNFPVAPGGVRHLVRLHFCDIVSVALNFLYFDVYINGYSAYKDLDLSSLTFHVLASPIYVDFVVDSDESGVIQISVGPSELSSSTRMNAILNGAEIMKLVNVPGSHVVPRKKRLWVLVGSIVGGIVVLLLVIVALLLSLKCRKKKKKKPRQRTMESVGWTPLRMFGGSSLSRMSEGTAFPSPGSYGYFGLRISFADIQSATNNFDRSLIIGSGGFGMVYKGVLKDNVKVAVKRGMPGSRQGLPEFQTEITILSKIRHRHLVSLVGYCEENSEMILVYEYVEKGPLKKHLYGSAGHAPLSWKQRLEICIGAARGLHYLHTGFAQGIIHRDIKSTNILLDENYVAKVADFGLSRSGPCLNETHVSTGVKGSFGYLDPEYFRRQQLTDKSDVYSFGVVLFEVLCARPAVDPQLDREQVNLAEWALEWQKKGMLEHIIDPYLVGKIKQSSLKKFSETAEKCLAEYGVDRPTMGSVLWNLEYALQLLESEQEGEPYDDSSAQEAVNVTTTTIPGSPSSNVRREGDNDNAYSDISATEVFSQLMNREGR; this is translated from the exons cttttcatttcttgttcATCCGCTTTCACTACCATAGATAACTACCTTATCAGCTGTGGATCACAGAACAATGCCTCTATCTTCAATCGCATCTTCATCAGTGATTCTACCAGCCAAGGTTCAATTTTCCTCTCTGCTGACAAATCCATTTCCCTCACCAACCAAAACCTCCCTCCACAGTCGCCTACTTTGTTCCACACTGCAAGAGTTTTC CCCAGCACTGGGAGCTACAGGTTCAACATGAGGATGAAA GGTTCCCACTTTGTTCGTTTTCATTTCTCACCTTTTAAGGCTCAAAGGTTTGATCTAAAATCTGCTAACTTTAGTGTCTTGGTTGATGGCAATTTGGTGCTGAGAAATTTCAAGCCAAGTAATGGTGCACTGCTTAAAGAGTTTATTTTGAAGATAGAGTCAAATTTGCTTGAAATTGTGTTTAGACCTGAAGGTAATTCAGGTTTTGGCTTTGTGAATGCTGTGGAGGTGTTCACTGCTCCTGCTGATTTTGTTGTAGATTATGGAGCTAGGTTGGTTGGTCCTTCTGGTGTGGTAGAGTACAAGAACCTTTCATCTCAGGTTTTGGAAACTGTCCATAGGATTAATGTTGGGGGTGTGAAAGTAACTCCTTTTAATGACACCCTTTGGAGGACTTGGATTCCTGATGAGGAATTTCTGGTTTTCAAGGATGCTGCTAAGCGTGTGGGGATCACTCACACACCAAATTACCAGAAGGGAGGCGCAACTCGAGAGATCGCGCCTGATAATGTTTACATGACTGCTCAGGAAATGAATAAGGATCACTCCATTATAGCTTCACAGTTCAACATAACCTGGAATTTTCCTGTGGCTCCAGGTGGTGTTCGGCACTTGGTTCGGCTGCATTTCTGTGATATTGTTAGTGTTGCTCTTAATTTTCTCTACTTTGATGTGTATATCAATGGGTATTCTGCTTACAAGGATCTTGATTTGTCATCCCTTACATTTCATGTGCTTGCGTCTCCTATCTATGTGGATTTTGTTGTAGATTCTGATGAATCGGGTGTTATTCAAATAAGTGTTGGCCCTTCTGAACTTAGCAGTTCTACGAGGATGAATGCCATTTTGAATGGTGCAGAGATAATGAAGCTGGTGAATGTTCCGGGCTCACATGTTGTTCCTAGGAAGAAGAGGTTGTGGGTGTTGGTGGGTTCAATTGTTGGAGGAATTGTTGTTTTGCTTTTGGTTATAGTTGCTTTGCTGCTTTCTCTCAAAtgcaggaagaagaagaagaagaaaccaaGACAAAGAACAATGGAAAGTGTAGGGTGGACGCCTTTACGGATGTTTGGAGGGAGTTCACTTAGTAGAATGTCTGAAGGGACAGCTTTTCCCTCTCCTGGTTCTTATGGTTATTTTGGCTTGAGAATCTCTTTTGCTGATATACAATCAGCAACAAACAATTTTGATAGAAGTCTAATTATAGGGTCTGGTGGGTTTGGTATGGTTTACAAAGGGGTGCTCAAAGACAATGTGAAGGTTGCAGTCAAAAGAGGCATGCCTGGATCCAGACAAGGCCTTCCAGAATTCCAGACTGAAATAACAATCTTATCCAAAATTCGCCATCGCCATCTTGTTTCACTAGTTGGATATTGTGAAGAAAATTCAGAAATGATACTTGTTTACGAGTATGTGGAAAAAGGTCCACTCAAAAAGCATCTATATGGCTCAGCAGGACATGCACCTTTGTCTTGGAAGCAGCGGCTTGAGATATGCATTGGTGCAGCTAGAGGTCTCCACTACCTACACACTGGTTTCGCACAAGGAATCATCCACCGTGACATCAAATCAACCAATATTTTGCTTGATGAAAACTATGTGGCCAAGGTTGCTGATTTTGGTCTTTCAAGATCTGGACCTTGTCTCAATGAAACCCATGTGAGTACTGGTGTGAAAGGAAGTTTCGGTTATCTTGATCCGGAGTATTTCCGAAGGCAGCAGCTTACAGATAAGTCAGATGTCTACTCATTTGGCGTGGTGCTTTTTGAGGTTCTTTGCGCCAGACCTGCTGTTGATCCACAACTTGATAGGGAACAGGTGAACTTAGCCGAATGGGCACTTGAATGGCAGAAAAAGGGCATGCTGGAGCATATCATTGATCCCTATCTTGTTGGGAAGATAAAGCAAAGCTCATTGAAGAAATTTAGTGAAACAGCAGAGAAATGTTTAGCTGAATATGGTGTTGATAGGCCAACAATGGGTTCTGTATTGTGGAATTTGGAATATGCACTTCAACTCCTAGAAAGTGAACAAGAAGGGGAGCCATATGATGATAGCAGTGCTCAGGAAGCAGTGAATGTGACAACTACAACAATTCCTGGAAGTCCTTCGAGTAATGTAAGAAGAGAGGGAGATAATGATAATGCTTATTCAGACATAAGTGCTACTGAAGTTTTTTCTCAACTAATGAACAGGGAAGGCAGATAG